In Rubrobacter naiadicus, one DNA window encodes the following:
- a CDS encoding HU family DNA-binding protein has translation MNKTQLIQEIAERANGSRSEAQRFFDAFTEVITSELKKGSEVQITGFGKFYVQERAARQGVNPQTQQKINIPASKVPKFTAGNALKEAIK, from the coding sequence ATGAACAAGACCCAGCTCATCCAGGAGATCGCAGAGCGGGCCAACGGCTCTCGAAGCGAGGCCCAGAGGTTCTTCGACGCCTTCACCGAGGTGATCACCTCCGAGCTCAAGAAGGGGTCCGAGGTCCAGATCACCGGGTTCGGCAAGTTCTACGTGCAGGAGAGGGCTGCCCGGCAGGGGGTGAACCCGCAGACGCAGCAGAAGATCAACATCCCCGCCTCCAAGGTACCGAAGTTCACCGCCGGCAACGCCCTCAAGGAGGCGATCAAGTAG
- the pyrF gene encoding orotidine-5'-phosphate decarboxylase yields MEALTESARRRRSPLVVGLDPMPGRLPAPLRSLEEDEVERTREFCLGVLEAVAEEAAAIKLQAACYERLGPEGMRVYRELIEASGGLGLPVIADVKRGDIGEVAAAYAEAHLEVYGASCVTVNPYMGEDAVVPFLEKVRELGRGGGVFVLVATSNPSAAGVQSSTNPPLFEVAARLVERLGLDQGGHPDAGAVVGATRPEVGKRVRELLPEHLFLVPGYGAQGGGVREVVPLLDERGSGVLVNSSRGVLYAYEGRPDLDWKDAAREAARWAREDLLSGGVRAG; encoded by the coding sequence TTGGAAGCGCTGACCGAGTCCGCCCGGCGCAGGCGCAGCCCGCTCGTCGTAGGGCTCGACCCCATGCCGGGCAGGCTACCCGCTCCGCTTCGCTCTCTGGAGGAGGACGAGGTGGAGCGGACGAGGGAATTCTGTCTCGGTGTCCTGGAGGCGGTGGCGGAGGAGGCGGCGGCGATCAAGCTGCAGGCCGCCTGCTACGAGCGCCTCGGGCCGGAGGGCATGCGGGTCTACCGGGAGCTCATCGAAGCTTCGGGGGGGCTCGGGCTTCCGGTCATAGCGGACGTCAAGCGCGGCGACATAGGGGAGGTGGCCGCGGCCTACGCGGAGGCGCACCTGGAGGTCTACGGCGCCTCGTGTGTGACGGTGAACCCGTACATGGGCGAGGATGCGGTCGTCCCGTTTCTCGAGAAGGTGCGGGAGCTCGGGCGCGGGGGCGGTGTGTTCGTGCTCGTGGCGACCTCCAACCCCTCGGCCGCCGGCGTACAGTCGTCGACGAACCCCCCGCTCTTCGAGGTTGCGGCCCGGCTGGTGGAGAGGCTGGGGTTAGATCAGGGGGGACACCCGGATGCCGGGGCCGTCGTCGGGGCTACGCGGCCGGAGGTCGGGAAGAGGGTGCGCGAGCTTCTGCCGGAGCACCTGTTTCTGGTCCCGGGGTACGGTGCACAGGGGGGAGGTGTGCGGGAGGTCGTTCCTCTGCTGGACGAGAGGGGATCGGGCGTGCTGGTGAACAGCAGCCGCGGCGTACTCTACGCCTACGAGGGGAGACCTGATCTAGACTGGAAAGATGCCGCACGCGAAGCGGCGAGGTGGGCGCGAGAGGATCTCCTCTCCGGTGGTGTGCGTGCGGGGTAG
- the pyrE gene encoding orotate phosphoribosyltransferase — MDDLAARVREAALLEGEFVLSSGKKSRFYVDKYLFSTDPELLGEIARRLVGRIPPGVRRLAGVELGAVPLVVAASLQSGLPYVIVRRSGKEYGTGREVEGRLREGEDVVLLEDVVTTGAQALAAAEKLSALGCQVEKIVAVLDRRERPAATLGRFRFESLLKMSDLGVDMAV; from the coding sequence ATGGATGATCTCGCCGCGCGCGTGCGGGAGGCCGCGCTGCTGGAGGGGGAATTCGTGCTCTCCAGCGGCAAGAAGAGCCGATTCTACGTCGACAAGTACCTCTTCTCCACCGACCCGGAGCTGCTCGGGGAGATCGCCCGACGGCTCGTCGGACGAATCCCGCCCGGCGTCCGGCGGCTCGCTGGGGTGGAGCTCGGCGCCGTGCCGCTGGTAGTGGCGGCTTCCCTGCAGAGCGGGCTTCCCTACGTAATCGTCCGCCGTTCCGGGAAGGAGTACGGGACGGGCAGGGAGGTCGAGGGCCGGCTGCGGGAGGGGGAGGACGTCGTGCTGCTGGAGGACGTCGTGACCACGGGGGCGCAGGCTCTCGCCGCGGCGGAGAAGCTGAGCGCGCTGGGTTGCCAGGTGGAGAAGATCGTCGCGGTGCTCGACCGCAGGGAACGCCCCGCGGCGACCCTGGGGCGTTTTCGTTTCGAATCCCTGCTTAAGATGAGCGATCTCGGGGTAGATATGGCGGTTTGA
- a CDS encoding aminotransferase class V-fold PLP-dependent enzyme, with product MFPALKSGEFVYLNSGGSGPPPFSVIEASRRAEDLCYGPAYAEGSGLYARQRESLDEAREAAARLLGANPQDIALTQSTTHGINLAVHSMDWSESDEVVSTATEHPGCLVPLYHLGSRYGVKVKLLSPPVTAEKVARAITPRTRLVALSHVDWTTGAVWPLEEICAAARDRGVPTVVDGAQSVGNISVDAPATGADMYAFTGHKWLLGPEGMGGLYVRPGCKAYSTNLGYASLAGPFDYEGHYELREDARRFESSTTSPALAAGFARAAREAADRGEAGPEEIRRRAGLLASMPDEIPRVHLRTPTPPPSGLVSFEVEGLTAEEVNARLLERGFVLRFIPDPYPYVRASVHLFNTEEELERLAKAVSRL from the coding sequence ATGTTCCCGGCCCTGAAATCCGGCGAGTTCGTCTACCTGAACTCGGGCGGCAGCGGCCCTCCGCCGTTCAGCGTGATCGAGGCCTCCCGCAGGGCGGAGGATCTCTGCTACGGGCCGGCCTACGCGGAGGGTTCGGGACTCTACGCCCGCCAGAGGGAATCGCTGGACGAGGCGCGCGAGGCCGCAGCCCGCCTTCTCGGGGCAAACCCGCAGGATATAGCCCTCACCCAGAGCACCACCCACGGGATCAACCTCGCCGTCCACTCGATGGACTGGTCGGAGAGCGACGAGGTGGTCTCGACCGCGACGGAGCATCCGGGGTGTCTGGTCCCGCTCTACCACCTCGGGTCCCGCTACGGGGTGAAGGTGAAGCTACTCTCCCCTCCGGTGACCGCGGAGAAGGTGGCGCGGGCCATCACGCCCCGCACCCGGCTCGTCGCGCTCTCGCACGTGGACTGGACCACCGGGGCGGTCTGGCCGCTCGAGGAGATCTGCGCCGCGGCGCGCGATCGCGGGGTGCCGACCGTCGTGGACGGCGCGCAGTCGGTCGGCAACATATCCGTCGACGCGCCGGCGACCGGGGCCGACATGTACGCCTTCACCGGACACAAGTGGCTGCTCGGCCCGGAGGGGATGGGCGGGCTCTACGTCCGTCCGGGCTGCAAGGCCTACAGTACGAACCTCGGCTACGCCTCGCTCGCCGGTCCCTTCGACTACGAGGGGCACTACGAACTGAGAGAGGACGCCCGCAGGTTCGAATCCTCGACGACGAGCCCGGCGCTGGCCGCGGGCTTCGCCCGGGCCGCGCGCGAGGCCGCCGACCGCGGAGAGGCGGGCCCGGAGGAGATCCGCCGCAGGGCCGGGCTCCTGGCTTCGATGCCGGACGAGATCCCGCGGGTGCACCTGCGCACCCCCACGCCTCCCCCCTCGGGGCTGGTGAGCTTCGAGGTCGAGGGCCTCACCGCGGAGGAGGTGAACGCCCGGCTGCTCGAACGGGGCTTCGTGCTCCGCTTCATCCCCGACCCGTACCCCTACGTGCGGGCGAGCGTGCACCTCTTCAACACCGAAGAGGAGCTGGAACGGCTCGCGAAGGCGGTATCCCGGCTCTAG
- the surE gene encoding 5'/3'-nucleotidase SurE → MRIVLTNDDGIDAPGLLAARRALEEIGEVLTVAPDRNRSGVARAISFGRSLRVEEREMADGRVGYACSGTPVDCVRLVALGLMDFRPDIVISGINHGENLGDDITYSGTVAAAFEGIMIGVPGIAVSLCTERPWHESAEEDPRSEPHELHFEPVASFTARLAKVALRGLPPGRILSVNAPNLPAEEIRGAEVTRLGRRFYKDELIRVEDDQGRVAYDIYNHPPGYHDEEGTDFAAISLGKISVTPVHLQLTDEATIEKISAWNLDALLPESERKGSRR, encoded by the coding sequence ATGCGTATAGTTCTCACCAACGACGACGGTATAGACGCTCCGGGGCTCCTGGCGGCCCGCCGGGCGCTGGAGGAGATCGGGGAGGTGCTCACCGTGGCGCCGGACCGCAACCGCTCCGGCGTGGCCCGGGCGATCTCTTTCGGGCGTTCGCTCAGGGTAGAGGAGCGCGAGATGGCGGACGGCAGGGTCGGCTACGCGTGCAGCGGAACCCCCGTCGACTGCGTCCGGCTGGTCGCCCTCGGGCTCATGGATTTCAGGCCGGATATCGTGATCTCCGGGATAAACCACGGCGAGAACCTGGGCGACGACATAACGTATTCCGGCACGGTAGCGGCTGCCTTCGAGGGGATCATGATCGGGGTGCCCGGGATAGCGGTCTCGCTGTGCACCGAGCGACCCTGGCACGAGAGCGCCGAGGAGGATCCTCGCTCCGAGCCGCACGAGCTGCACTTCGAGCCGGTCGCCTCGTTCACGGCGCGCCTGGCGAAGGTCGCGCTGCGGGGGCTGCCGCCGGGGCGCATCCTGAGCGTGAACGCACCCAACCTGCCGGCGGAAGAGATAAGGGGGGCCGAGGTGACGCGGCTGGGGCGCAGGTTCTACAAGGACGAGCTGATCCGGGTCGAGGACGATCAGGGGCGGGTGGCCTACGACATCTACAACCACCCTCCCGGCTACCACGACGAAGAGGGAACCGACTTCGCCGCCATAAGCCTCGGCAAGATCAGCGTGACCCCGGTCCACCTGCAGCTGACCGACGAGGCGACCATAGAGAAGATCTCGGCCTGGAACCTGGATGCTCTTTTGCCGGAAAGCGAGAGGAAAGGAAGCCGCAGGTGA
- a CDS encoding metal-sensitive transcriptional regulator, with amino-acid sequence MQKEAKAEVLRRLKSVEGHVRGVEKMVEEGEATYAEIVQQTNAIFSAIRRINTLLLKDFVEERAGREGASEELITDLVKAIDRVTR; translated from the coding sequence ATGCAGAAGGAGGCGAAGGCCGAGGTGCTGCGGCGCCTGAAGAGCGTCGAGGGGCACGTGCGAGGGGTGGAGAAGATGGTCGAGGAGGGGGAGGCGACCTATGCGGAGATCGTGCAGCAGACCAACGCCATCTTCTCTGCCATCCGCAGGATAAACACGCTCCTGCTCAAGGACTTCGTCGAGGAGCGGGCCGGCCGGGAGGGAGCCTCTGAGGAGCTCATCACGGACCTCGTGAAGGCCATAGACCGGGTGACCAGGTAG
- a CDS encoding inositol monophosphatase family protein, which produces MSISGSGPGLHDFVCEIARQAGELQLSRYERPGEVREKAPRDVVTEVDLMCERLLVSRIEERYPEDAILSEERGGEVPEEGRGWLLDPLDGTANFSRANPLFCCCVSVVEGGRVTHTAVAVPLLGRLYHASLGGGAFCDVGGERMRLSVGGAGSLEYAFVGVDLSLPVKRGPYRDGLQKVLDACWQIRALGSAGIRGAWLAAGHLDASIGTRNTLWDYAPTALLVSEAGGRATDLSGRPWTLGSDGLLATNGLLHEEILDTLNA; this is translated from the coding sequence GTGAGTATCTCAGGTAGCGGCCCCGGGCTGCACGACTTCGTCTGCGAGATAGCTCGACAGGCGGGAGAGCTCCAGCTCTCCCGCTACGAGCGTCCGGGCGAGGTGCGGGAGAAGGCGCCCAGGGACGTAGTGACCGAGGTGGACCTCATGTGCGAGCGGCTCCTCGTCTCGCGCATCGAGGAGCGCTACCCGGAGGATGCCATCCTCTCGGAGGAACGCGGAGGTGAGGTTCCCGAGGAGGGACGCGGCTGGCTTTTGGACCCGCTCGACGGCACCGCCAACTTCTCCCGCGCCAACCCGCTGTTCTGTTGCTGCGTCTCGGTCGTCGAGGGAGGCCGGGTCACCCACACCGCCGTCGCCGTCCCGCTCCTCGGAAGGCTCTATCACGCAAGCCTCGGCGGGGGTGCATTCTGCGATGTCGGGGGCGAGAGGATGCGCCTCTCGGTCGGAGGAGCGGGCTCCCTGGAGTACGCCTTCGTCGGCGTCGACCTCTCCCTGCCGGTCAAGCGGGGGCCGTACAGGGACGGCCTGCAGAAGGTCCTCGACGCCTGCTGGCAGATAAGGGCCCTGGGTAGCGCCGGCATCCGAGGCGCCTGGCTCGCCGCCGGGCACCTCGACGCCTCGATCGGCACCCGCAACACCCTCTGGGACTACGCGCCGACCGCGCTGCTGGTCTCCGAGGCCGGGGGGAGGGCCACCGATCTGAGCGGCCGGCCCTGGACGCTGGGTTCGGATGGCCTTCTGGCGACCAACGGCCTGTTGCACGAGGAGATACTGGACACCCTGAACGCCTGA
- a CDS encoding HAD family hydrolase, which translates to MIEAALFDFDGTLVDTTELIYHSMRHAVREVMGLEPPREVLLANVGQPLPRQMELLVETVADGRPDRERLADRLLEVYVRDNIANHDALIREFPGVVEALSRLQDAGLKVAVVTSKSRASVEMALRAIPSLGGVTDRFVTMEDTAEHKPHPAPLLKGLELLGGVPPERAVYVGDSPHDVAAAHAARMRCIAVSWGAFSEDVLRDAGPEYLVPDVGSAADVILKLREARQAGTGRLA; encoded by the coding sequence GTGATCGAAGCCGCCCTCTTCGACTTCGACGGGACGCTCGTGGACACGACCGAGTTGATCTACCACTCGATGCGCCACGCGGTGCGGGAGGTGATGGGCCTGGAGCCGCCGCGGGAGGTGCTGCTCGCGAACGTGGGCCAGCCCCTGCCGCGCCAGATGGAGCTTCTGGTCGAGACCGTCGCCGATGGCCGTCCGGACCGGGAGCGCCTCGCCGACCGGCTGCTCGAGGTCTACGTCCGGGACAACATCGCCAACCACGACGCTCTGATCCGGGAGTTCCCCGGCGTGGTCGAGGCTCTCTCGCGTCTGCAGGACGCGGGGCTCAAGGTGGCCGTGGTCACCTCCAAGAGCCGGGCCTCGGTGGAGATGGCCCTGAGAGCCATCCCCTCGCTCGGCGGGGTGACGGACAGGTTCGTCACGATGGAGGACACCGCCGAGCACAAGCCTCATCCGGCCCCTCTCCTCAAGGGGCTCGAGCTCCTGGGCGGCGTCCCTCCGGAGAGGGCCGTCTACGTCGGCGACTCACCGCACGACGTCGCCGCCGCGCACGCCGCCCGGATGAGGTGCATCGCGGTGAGCTGGGGTGCGTTCTCCGAGGATGTCCTGAGGGATGCCGGCCCCGAGTACCTGGTCCCCGACGTGGGCTCCGCCGCCGATGTGATACTGAAGCTGCGGGAGGCGCGGCAGGCCGGTACGGGGCGTCTCGCCTAG
- a CDS encoding sigma-70 family RNA polymerase sigma factor, with protein MTTENATMLNERTDELLSRGRSQGFVSTEEIADLLHEGDLSASEVEELYATLEEESIAVVEGEDDSPEGREADIKSPDNNPAAQLAQAVATGDSIRMYLAEIGRVPLLTHADEIRLAKGIARGCKKSKDKLVEANLRLVVSIAKKYRNRGVSFLDLIQEGNLGLIRAAEKFDHTKGYKFSTYATWWIRQAITRAIADKGRTIRIPVHMVEKVNKYHRTHRRMTQALGREPTDEEIARELGVEVEEILRLQEISQKAISLETPVGEEDSSELGDFLEDQSCTAPTDAVSESLLKAQLREALNELPERERQIIELRFGMKDDRPRTLEEVGREFDITRERVRQIQMKTLNLLREQRRTQNLREYLR; from the coding sequence ATGACGACCGAGAACGCCACCATGCTGAATGAGAGGACCGACGAACTCCTAAGCCGCGGTAGGAGTCAAGGGTTCGTCAGCACGGAGGAGATCGCCGACTTACTCCACGAAGGCGACCTCTCGGCGTCCGAGGTCGAGGAGCTATACGCGACGCTCGAGGAGGAGTCGATAGCCGTAGTAGAGGGTGAGGACGACTCTCCCGAGGGTCGGGAGGCGGACATCAAAAGCCCCGACAACAACCCTGCGGCGCAGCTGGCGCAGGCGGTCGCCACGGGGGATTCGATCCGGATGTACCTGGCCGAGATAGGCCGGGTGCCGCTGCTCACCCACGCGGACGAGATAAGGCTTGCCAAAGGTATCGCGCGGGGCTGCAAAAAATCCAAGGACAAGCTGGTCGAGGCCAACCTCCGCCTCGTCGTCTCGATAGCGAAGAAGTACCGCAACCGGGGGGTCTCCTTCCTGGACCTCATCCAGGAGGGCAACCTCGGGCTCATCCGGGCGGCGGAGAAGTTCGACCACACCAAGGGCTACAAGTTCTCCACGTACGCGACCTGGTGGATCAGGCAGGCCATCACGCGGGCGATAGCGGACAAGGGCCGCACCATCCGCATCCCGGTGCACATGGTCGAGAAGGTCAACAAATACCACCGCACCCACCGCAGGATGACCCAGGCGCTGGGGCGCGAGCCCACCGACGAGGAGATAGCCCGGGAGCTCGGGGTGGAGGTCGAGGAGATCCTCCGGTTGCAGGAGATAAGCCAGAAGGCGATAAGCCTGGAGACCCCGGTGGGAGAAGAGGACTCCTCGGAGCTCGGCGACTTCCTCGAGGACCAGAGCTGCACGGCCCCCACCGACGCGGTCAGCGAGTCGCTCCTGAAGGCGCAGCTGCGCGAGGCCCTCAACGAGCTCCCGGAGCGGGAACGTCAGATCATCGAGCTGCGCTTCGGGATGAAGGACGACCGTCCGCGCACCCTGGAGGAGGTCGGCCGCGAGTTCGACATCACGCGCGAGCGGGTGCGTCAGATCCAGATGAAGACCCTCAACCTGCTGCGCGAGCAGCGCCGCACCCAGAACCTGCGTGAGTATCTCAGGTAG
- a CDS encoding transglycosylase domain-containing protein has product MLGGGFTRRRRRRKERGRFWRRVRTLVVLFCCACVLGVAAFTTAFAYTYFRVAKSLPRLSDYKSIQLAQTSTVYDRNGHVVDELYGTQNRYVVPLDRMSPHLRRAVVAIEDHRFYEHGGLDFEAIARAAETDIATLSIREGGSTITQQLIKNTYISPKERYVPSFQRKIEEAALAWQYDKKHSKHEILEEYLNTVYFGENAYGAEAAARTYFDEHASQLTLPQAALLAGIINLPTAYDPYIHPKEALKRRNVVLDKMLQYGYITKQQHDRAVKTPIELRRGTVKPRKDDQYFLDAVRRELARRFGDKMIYGGGLKIYTTLDQNLQKAATDAVKETLNPSAGDPSAALVSVDPSTGAVRALVGGSDYSKVKFNLATQAHRQPGSSFKVFDLATAIHQGISPKTMYVSKNLDIPMPPGSKQPYYHVENYGGIQRGPITIEKATEQSDNTVFVQLALDVGMKNIVAMAHKMGITSKLDTYPSAAIGGLTYGVTPLEMASAYSTLANHGVHMKPYLIQKVTREENGRQVVLYRHKPKSNRALSRDEAAAVTQVLEKVVQKGTPSYYHNLDAEIGRPSAGKTGTTENFVDAWYVGYIPQLSTSVWVGYPKRRKPMVNIDGLSVVNGENFPLDIWSRYMQVAVRQFPRVIPFDTPSSSFHLEVKKNGHAYVPPRKPKKHGSTSESKGTTSSTASRTGGGASPSRSGAAPSPARTPQKTVAAPSQGGGVPAPSQQQTFPSLQGGSLFGKNGIFGGNLFGH; this is encoded by the coding sequence ATGCTCGGTGGCGGATTCACGCGGCGCAGACGCAGGAGGAAGGAGCGGGGCAGGTTCTGGCGCAGGGTCAGAACACTCGTCGTCCTCTTCTGTTGCGCCTGCGTGCTCGGGGTGGCGGCCTTCACCACGGCCTTCGCCTACACCTACTTCCGGGTCGCGAAGAGCCTGCCGCGCCTGAGCGACTACAAATCCATCCAGCTCGCCCAGACCTCCACCGTCTACGACAGGAACGGGCACGTCGTCGACGAGCTCTATGGTACCCAGAACCGCTACGTGGTCCCGCTCGACCGGATGAGCCCGCACCTCAGGCGCGCCGTCGTCGCCATAGAGGACCACCGCTTCTACGAGCACGGCGGGCTGGACTTCGAGGCCATCGCCCGGGCCGCCGAGACGGACATCGCCACCCTCTCGATCAGGGAGGGCGGCTCGACGATAACCCAGCAGCTCATAAAGAACACCTACATCTCCCCCAAGGAGCGGTACGTGCCGAGCTTCCAGCGCAAGATAGAGGAGGCGGCGCTGGCCTGGCAGTACGACAAGAAGCACTCCAAGCACGAGATCCTCGAGGAATACCTCAACACCGTCTACTTCGGGGAGAACGCCTACGGGGCGGAGGCCGCCGCCCGCACCTACTTCGACGAGCACGCGAGCCAGCTCACCCTCCCGCAGGCCGCTCTGCTCGCCGGCATCATAAACCTCCCCACCGCATACGATCCCTACATACACCCCAAAGAGGCCCTCAAAAGGCGCAACGTCGTGTTGGACAAGATGCTGCAGTACGGTTACATAACCAAACAGCAGCACGATAGGGCCGTGAAGACCCCCATAGAGCTCCGGCGGGGCACGGTCAAGCCGAGAAAAGACGATCAGTACTTCCTCGACGCCGTGCGCCGGGAGCTCGCGAGGAGATTCGGGGACAAGATGATCTACGGCGGGGGGCTCAAGATCTACACCACGCTGGATCAGAACCTCCAGAAGGCGGCCACCGACGCGGTGAAGGAGACCCTGAACCCTTCGGCCGGCGACCCTTCGGCGGCGCTGGTCTCCGTCGACCCGTCGACCGGCGCGGTCCGGGCGCTGGTCGGCGGCAGCGACTACAGCAAGGTCAAGTTCAACCTGGCGACCCAGGCGCACCGGCAGCCGGGGAGCTCGTTCAAGGTCTTCGACCTCGCCACGGCGATCCACCAGGGGATCTCCCCGAAGACCATGTACGTCTCCAAGAACCTCGACATCCCGATGCCCCCCGGATCGAAGCAACCCTATTACCACGTCGAGAACTACGGCGGCATCCAGCGCGGACCCATAACCATCGAGAAGGCCACCGAGCAGTCGGACAACACGGTCTTCGTCCAGCTCGCGCTCGATGTTGGAATGAAGAACATAGTCGCGATGGCGCATAAGATGGGGATAACCAGCAAGCTCGACACCTACCCCTCGGCGGCGATCGGCGGACTCACCTACGGGGTCACGCCGCTCGAGATGGCCTCGGCCTACTCGACGCTCGCCAACCATGGGGTGCACATGAAACCCTACCTCATCCAGAAGGTCACCCGCGAGGAGAACGGCCGTCAGGTCGTCCTCTACCGCCACAAGCCCAAGAGTAACCGGGCGCTCTCGCGCGACGAGGCGGCAGCGGTGACGCAGGTTCTCGAGAAGGTCGTGCAGAAGGGTACCCCGAGCTACTACCACAACCTCGACGCCGAGATCGGACGCCCCTCGGCGGGCAAGACCGGGACGACCGAGAACTTCGTCGACGCGTGGTACGTGGGGTACATCCCGCAGCTCTCCACGAGCGTCTGGGTGGGTTATCCCAAGAGGCGCAAGCCGATGGTGAACATAGACGGGCTCTCGGTGGTGAACGGCGAGAACTTCCCGCTGGATATCTGGTCACGCTACATGCAGGTTGCCGTGCGGCAGTTCCCACGGGTCATCCCGTTCGACACCCCGAGTTCGTCCTTCCACCTCGAGGTGAAGAAGAACGGACACGCCTACGTCCCGCCCCGGAAGCCGAAGAAGCACGGGTCCACGAGCGAGAGCAAAGGAACTACCTCGTCGACGGCTTCCCGGACGGGGGGAGGGGCGAGCCCCTCGCGCTCCGGCGCGGCGCCTTCTCCCGCCCGGACTCCGCAAAAAACGGTGGCTGCACCTTCCCAGGGCGGGGGAGTTCCCGCTCCTTCCCAGCAGCAGACCTTCCCTTCCCTGCAGGGCGGCAGCCTCTTCGGCAAAAACGGAATCTTCGGGGGCAACCTCTTCGGACACTAG
- a CDS encoding UDP-N-acetylmuramoyl-L-alanyl-D-glutamate--2,6-diaminopimelate ligase produces MFVESGRLARILGTSIPEGVRGVEGVTHDSRRVREGYAFVAVPGFKQDGLRFVPEALRRGAALVVAERPVEGAPVAVVPDAREALAALACAVCGDPSRGLEVYGITGTNGKTTTSYMLYEILAARFGEDTCGLMGTAGTLVGGEEAYSGRTTPEAPEVQGTLAEMVRRGIRRVVMEVSSHGIALKRVWGTRFSGAIFTNLSRDHLDLHGTMEEYYRTKRKLFFWAEGPRVVGVSDGWGRRLASEIEGSKTFGVDPDADYRVGEVREEGGGSSFVLRGPRGVGRLRIPLPGGYNVLNAAGAAAFALEIGVGFETVARALEGMRQVPGRLERVPNPLGFEVVVDYAHTEVGLEELLGTVRPMARGRVICVFGAAGERDRAKRPLMGEVASRLADWSVITTDDAYSEDPREIAEDVAAGADPGRTEIVLDRREAIRRALEAARPGDVVVVAGKGHERVQHLPEGDVPFHDATVVRELLAEIGGREEAG; encoded by the coding sequence ATGTTCGTGGAGAGTGGACGTCTGGCCCGCATACTGGGCACGAGTATACCCGAGGGCGTGCGGGGTGTGGAGGGGGTGACGCACGACTCCCGGCGGGTGCGGGAGGGGTATGCGTTCGTGGCGGTGCCGGGTTTCAAGCAGGATGGGCTGCGGTTCGTCCCGGAGGCTTTGAGGCGGGGGGCCGCGCTCGTAGTCGCGGAGCGGCCGGTAGAGGGGGCCCCGGTGGCGGTGGTGCCGGATGCGCGGGAGGCGCTCGCCGCTCTGGCCTGTGCGGTCTGCGGGGATCCTTCGCGCGGGCTCGAGGTGTACGGCATAACCGGGACCAACGGCAAGACGACGACCTCCTACATGCTGTACGAGATCCTCGCGGCCCGGTTCGGGGAAGACACCTGTGGGCTCATGGGGACGGCGGGGACGCTCGTTGGTGGGGAGGAGGCCTATTCCGGGCGCACGACGCCCGAGGCCCCGGAGGTGCAGGGGACGCTCGCGGAGATGGTGCGGCGGGGGATCCGGCGGGTCGTCATGGAGGTCTCCTCGCACGGGATCGCGCTCAAGAGGGTTTGGGGGACGCGTTTTTCCGGTGCGATCTTCACCAACCTCAGCCGGGATCATCTCGACCTGCACGGCACGATGGAGGAGTACTACAGGACCAAGCGCAAGCTCTTCTTCTGGGCTGAGGGGCCCAGGGTCGTCGGCGTCTCGGACGGTTGGGGCCGGCGTCTGGCCTCCGAGATCGAGGGGTCGAAGACCTTCGGGGTGGATCCTGATGCCGACTACCGGGTCGGGGAGGTGCGTGAGGAGGGCGGAGGGAGCTCGTTCGTGCTGCGCGGGCCACGGGGGGTGGGGAGGCTCCGGATCCCGCTCCCCGGCGGCTACAACGTACTCAACGCGGCCGGGGCCGCGGCTTTTGCGCTCGAGATCGGGGTCGGGTTCGAGACGGTGGCGCGGGCGCTCGAAGGGATGCGCCAGGTTCCGGGCAGGCTCGAGCGGGTGCCGAATCCTCTCGGGTTCGAGGTCGTCGTGGACTACGCGCACACCGAGGTGGGGCTGGAGGAGCTGCTCGGGACGGTGCGCCCGATGGCCCGTGGACGGGTGATCTGCGTCTTCGGGGCTGCGGGCGAGCGCGACAGGGCGAAGCGGCCGCTCATGGGCGAGGTCGCCTCCAGGCTCGCCGACTGGAGCGTGATCACCACCGACGACGCCTACTCGGAGGACCCGCGTGAGATAGCCGAGGATGTCGCGGCCGGGGCCGATCCGGGGCGGACGGAGATCGTGCTCGACCGTCGGGAGGCGATACGCCGGGCGCTCGAGGCGGCCCGACCGGGGGACGTCGTCGTGGTGGCCGGCAAGGGGCACGAGCGGGTGCAGCATCTCCCCGAGGGGGACGTGCCGTTCCACGATGCGACCGTGGTGAGGGAGCTTCTGGCTGAAATCGGCGGCCGGGAGGAGGCTGGATAG